The Falco rusticolus isolate bFalRus1 chromosome 4, bFalRus1.pri, whole genome shotgun sequence genome includes the window ACATGAGTCCACCTTGGTGCTCAGGTCTCTTTTGAGTAGAAGGCAAACAACTCTGGGTTTTATCACGACACATTTAGGCAGgggttttgaaaagaaaaccgATTCACTACCTTCATTCATGTTGAATTACAGGAAACCTGAAATTTACTCTCTACCCTCATTCACTACCCTCACTCATCTGAAAGACTTGAGAGTGGTATTACAGTAACTCACTCGCAAAGTGAGAACGTGCCCATGTGTTGCTTTGACGTGGGACCATGTCTGACACGGAACCAATGCCAGCTTCAAAGGAGCGAGCACCTTACAGAGTTCCGTTCTATCATTTACATAAATAGTCCCATATATATTTGGGAAAGCCTACTTTTTGTACTTGTGTCTCCCTTTTGTGCCTGTATTTGTCAAAAAAAGGGCTGCGAAGGCAAAGAACAGTCTCGGTTCTGGATGCTTGCCAGGAAAAAGTAACTATCCCACCTACTGCCCAAGGTAAAGGCTAAGGAATGTTCAGTCGTTTGTGTCGCCCAGTTCTGTCCCTCTTCGAGGGCTCCAAGTGTCAAACTGCAACACGGCGAGCCTCAGCCAGCGCCGAGAGTAATACTCGGAGCCTGCACGGGGTTGTGAGACGAGCTGGAGCACCTAGATCGATTACAAAGCACCACGCTTATAAAGCAGCCTTTCGGAAAACGCAGCCAAGCCTCGCAGCTGCCACGCTCGGTAGCTTCGTGCTCCCCGTAAGAGGCTTCCGCGCTTAAGCCCCAGCGTTAGGGGCTGCCCGCGCCCGGCCGTGGGGGTCCGTGGGACCCCTGCGCCCCCCAGGCTGTGCGCGCCCGGCCGCGGGAgcgggcgccgggccggggTCCGGCCGGGCAGCGCACCGCGGGGGGTCCAGCCCGACGGCTCGCGCCCTCTCCTCCGCCTCTCCGCCGTCCCGTTCCCTCCCTGCGAAGTCGAAATGCCGGCGTGTGCGGCCGCTCCCCGGGCGCCCTTGcccggctgcccccgcccccgcccgaGGCGGAGCGCGCAGCCCGCACCggccccctccccactcccctgcccgcccgccgaGCGCGGTACGGgcgccggcagccccgcgggcgcggcggcggagcAGGGAGGCTTCGGCTCTGCGCTCCGGGGGGGAGCGGGTGTCGGCACGCGAGAGCGGGGCCCGCCGCAGGGGACGGGGGGCGCCTGCGCCGGCCGGTGCCCCCGGGGAGGGgctgccccgccgcggcggcggcaccTCGGGGcgcggcagcggggccgggcgcaCGGCTCCTCCCGCCGGGGcgctgccgggccgggccgggccgggccgggggcggaggaggcggggaaggggggagcCGCTGCCGTCACCGAGGCTCCCGGCTCGCTCGCCTCGCCGCcgcggcagccccagccccgctcccacccCCTCGCCTGCCCCcaccctctctccctttctctcgCTCTCGGCGAGAGCAGTGTGCCTCCCTTCCCAGATGGCAGCCGGCAGCGCCATGCAGCCTCCcgttcctcctcctcctcctctccgGCTCTAAGTTAATGCCATGCTGCCGCTGCTCCTCCCGGCACTGCTGGCCGCCTGCCTGCCgccctgccagggctggagcccctcgGCGGCTGCCGGCGGGCAGGACGAGCAGGAGCAAGAGCTCTTCTTGCCGCCTGTCAACTCCTCCTCCCGCTCCCTGGCCAGCCTCGAGATGGACCTCGACGGGGCAGCAAGCAAGGAGGACGGCAGCACCGCCAGCCCGGGCACGCCGGCTGCCCCTGGCCAGGAGCCTTTCCCTTCCGCTCCCACCTCCtccgggcagcagcagcagcagcagcagcgtcCCCAGCCGCAGGGGCAGCCGCAGCCCGCCGAGGACCCGCACTGCAATATCAGCGTGCAGCGGCAGATGGTGAGCTCGCTGCTGGTGCGCTGGAGCCGCCCGCTGGGCATCCAGTGCGACCTCCTGCTCTTCTCCACCAACAGCCACGGGCGTGCCTTCTTCTCCGCCGCCTTCCACCGCGTGGGGCCGCCGCTGGTCATCGAGCACCTGGGGCTGGCGGCCGGCGGCGCCCAGCAGGACTTGCGCCTCTGcgtgggctgcagctgggtgcgGGGCCGCCGGGTCGGGCGCCTGCGGGGCGCCGCGCCGCAGGCCGCCGCCTCCGCGCTCTCCTACCCGCCGCCGGCGGAGCCCGGCCAGTACTGGCTGCAGGGGGAGCCGCTCAATTTCTGCTGCCTGGAtttcagcctggaggagctgAAGGGCGAGCCGGGCTGGCGGATGAACCGCAAGCCCATCGAGTCCACCTTGGTGGCTTGTTTCATGACTCTGGTCATCATCGTGTGGAGCGTGGCCGCCCTCATCTGGCCGGTGCCCATCATCGCCGGCTTCCTGCCCAACGGCATGGAGCAGCGCCGCagcaccgccgccgccgccgccgccaaGTAGCCTCTCCCGGTGGCACCCCCCGGTCCCTTCTCCTCGTCGTGCGGGGCGAGGGGCgcgggcggccgccccccgccgggccgggctcTGTCGTGGTTCTTGTTCGTGTCACaggggcgcggcgggcgggcgcggggggcgcgcGGCCCCTCAGAGCCCGGCCCGCCCTGAGGGGAGCAGCTCCGCCGCGGGCCACCAGGCCTGCGTGCTCGTTTTGTACCTTTAATACCCGTTTTAAACGAACCTtttagtaaaaaagaaaaaaaaaaaggaaaaaaagagaaagtccTTCCCCCATCAACGCAGGAAATAGAAGACCTTCCCATTCAACCGCAGTTGTCGTAGTCGGAGTAGCTTTTTTTGTATATGAATACTGtttgagtggggttttttctttatttacagaAAGGGAAGTGTCGTTTTGGCAGGATGGCAAACTGAAGCAGTATATATATTGTTATTGCTGAAGCTGAACTTTAACGAATCTTTTACACTGTATTTCCCAGTTGAGATAGTGTGTATTTATTATTGTAGCTCGGCGTTACTTGGCTTTTAATACAGAGGTTTTCCTTCTGGAGCCACCGTATCCTTTTGTCGGTCTGTTTCTGCCAGGGTGGAACGGAGGGCTTGGCAGGCCTCCCCGCCTGCAAACCCACCGCCAAGCTCCTCTTTCCCCGCGGGATGGTGTTACCAGGGCTCTTGGTAGAAAAAAGGGGAATACCAAACCCTTTCTGAATGGTGCTTGCCCTGTCCGTACAGCGATTTGGGTCTATGTACCTGCAGCACCAAGGttgggtgggatgggatggggaacGTGTCCGTGCCAGAGATCCTCCAAGCTGATTTACTCCGCACAGCTCCACAGACTGTGGCTTTCTCCTCTGaggttgggttggtttggtCCTGGGAAGATGAGGCCTGCTCTTTGAGACATGTTAAAAGCAAGTCTGTTGACTTCCACTGAGTGCATTCCTCCAAAACAGCTCGGATGCAGTGTATTTGTTGGAGGCATGGTAATACCATACCTCTTGTTTCACTTACCAGTCCACAGGATTGCTCCCAGAAAGCCTGTGGGGTGGAgagaaggcaggagctgctggtccAGAACTAGATGACGGCTGCTGTTGTGCGAGcatgcagagaagaaagatttgcaagatttcttctttcttgttcGAGCAAACAGTTGCATAGCCTGAAGTATCGCTTGTTGTATACTTCCAGCTGTTTAACTTTGTAAGAAGTTGTTTCATTTGCCTTAGACATAGTTAGTCCAGCTGaagtttctgaaacaaaaatgtcagcTAAGTGGGAAAGATTTGCAATTGGAATTCTCATTCCTTTGTGAACAtcaatgtatttaatttgttaGGAACACATGAACTCACCCGGGGTGTAATTTGGTGTTATTTGTaatgttgttttcttccctATGGTTTGGTGGAAATGACTGGATGAAAAGTCTGGAAGGATTAAATTCTTAGgattcctatttttttaaatggagaacaaaataaaataaatgcgtgctctgtgtgtgtgctaactgggaaaaaaaatgcagaggggaaaagattgaaaaatggcagaaataaatcaagattttaaaatgttccatGTTACTGGGCTACCTCTACACCCACTGTTTCGTCTGTTGATCTTAATGGGCATGTCACTTGGGTAAACACTGCAGTAGTGTTAGTTTTCAGAGTAGGGGATCCAGTCACTGTGAGAAATGTTCATTTGACCTGTTGATCCAAAGGGCACCTTCCCCTGTACGCTTAGTTTACAAAGTccaacttttctttccttgatgTGAAAAACATAGTGTCATGTCTGCTGTGTGCACAGACATGAGATATGCTGGAGAGCAGGTATTTGCCTACAATGCCCTGGGTGACAGAGAAGCCTCTTCAAACTGAAAGGCAAGGCTAGCAAGAGGACATGAAGCTAATGTTAACACCCTCCCAAAAGAGAAATGTTCTACCTACGGAATAAACCTCCAAAGAGTTGCCACTGTAGGAAAGAATTTCCTCTGTTAAATGAAGATGCCCTTAGAGAGTTTCTTCATTTGAATGAGATACATTTAGGCAGGGAGTTAACAACTTTTGTTGGAAGTTTTGCTGGGTTTGTAATGCACGATGCGTAGTACTCACTGTGATCCAGGGAGCCTGTGTTTACAAGGTTGgaaatctctttttttgcttctcctAGTTTCACCAGTGGcgtgctgttgtttttttctgaattgcatCAACAGAACCAAGAAAACGGTGTTACTGGCTGAAACAGGCACCTTCAGTATATTAAAAGTTTATTGTTTGCAGTTCTTGCAGACACCTAGCAGGTGGTACACCAAAACTGGTGCAAAATGGTTTGTGTCATCTATCTTCTACCAATATCAGCTTGTATGCAAACCTTGTGAACAGGCAGTGCGACACTCAGAATACTTTGCTGcttcacttaaaaaaacatgATAGGGGAGAGGGATTTGCTTGTAGTTCTTCCATAAATATGCTTGCAAGTGGAGCTACTATTAAAAATCTaccaaaatgtaaaatgtttaaaGCAACAAGGGATGACatcaaacaaacaagcaaacaaaccccaaaggCAAGTCTTGTCCAGAATATAAAAAACCGTAACATTTTCAGGGAGTACTAATCTCAGGCACCCTGTGCAAAGAGCACTTCTGAGTTGGGGAAGGTGTTTCCTTAGACCACAGTAACCATCGGGgtaaacattttccttttgcagagaGAGCACAGTCCATGTTTCTGTGCCTTAAAGAGGAACTTAAAGCACAGTGGAGGGCACAGAGATTACTTGATGTACAGGATTTAGCCTGGACCTAACTCCCTGAACCTTCAGGTTTCAGTGAGGTGGCAGCAGCTTTCTCCTGTATGGAACAGAGAATGGAAACACGTTATGCAGACTGTGAGCTTTCTTCAGTCGCTATTACATCTCACATCAATAACGCTGCTCCCATAGCTGTGGCTGCTACTATGattctgtcatggtttaaccccggccggcaaccaagcaccacgcagccacttgctcactcccccctcacccagagggatggggaagagaatcagaaaggaatgtaaaacttgagggttgagataagaacaatttaataatctaaataaaataaaaatataagaacaacagtaataacaataataataataataataataataataacgaTTAGGATGGAACGATGGGGTAAAATtcaaagaaagggagaaggaaggggaaaaaaacccaagtgatgcacaatacaactgctcaccactcGCTGGCCGATGCCCAGCCGGTCCCCGAGCAACGATTCCCCCCCAGCCAACCCTCCAAGTTTCTATACccagcatgatgtcccatggtatggaatacctctttggctggttcaggtcagctgacctggctgtgtcccttcccagtctcttgtgcccccccagcatTCTGGCTGACAAGGCCCAAGAAACtaaagtccttgacttggtataaacattacccaggagcaactaaaaacatcagtgtggttatcaacattgttctcacatcatagccaaaacagCACTttactagctactaagaagaaaattaactccatcccagctgaaaccaggacagactCTTAAGTAACGGATAATTTTGAATGACAAAAGGTACACACAGCTTTTGCCCACATCCATGGGAATTTCGTCTAAATCAAACCCAGAAGAGTCAAGCCCAGGGCAATGTGCACGATACATCTACACACCAGCTACTTTTACATGCCAACTTTAGACACCAAAGtgtctatttattttctttgtcactGGCAGTGGAGCTTTGTTGTCTTTTTACTGGGGATGATTCTAAgccatttttattcatttgcatttatttttaaaaccagttaGTAGCAGGGGCAGCATGAGAGCAGGTTAGTCACCATATATAATCCTTCACATACTCAGGGAGggcatatatatgcatacacacacatacatctATACATGAGGACTTACTGTGTAGAACAGAAACTCCaaacaaaagagagagaaaggatggtgagaaacaaatAATATTGAACAAGTAATAGTTTTCCTTCACTGTTTGTTGGATCATGTTTCCTGGTAAGTTATCCTGACTTTATTTAGGTACATGTGTTTGTTGGAAAGCAAGGGATACCTAGAAACAGGTAGTTTCTTGATTTGCTTTTCATGTAATTCAACTATATTACAgatatatgtatctatatatattttcattccAGGAGGCAGAAACTCTCTCCAGAGAGATAGTCAGCGTTAGAAGGTACTAGACTTGTATGCTAGTGTTAGACTGGTACATTTTTTGCTGTATATTCAGACCTCAGAATTGAATCTCTCTCCCTCACATATTTTCTTAGTTATGTTCTTTAGATGTATTAAAGGCAGAAGTAGACAGATGAATATGCAGTTTTAGCATGGACACAGTTTTGCTGTTACTTGGTGCGATATTGATTCccataataaaaatatagaaatgtAGTCCagtataataataattacatcTTATGTAGGCATACTGTGGTTCAATCAGTAATCAAGCGCATTTTTCTATGTCAGGAGGTACGTGGATATTTGGGGCAAAACAGCCATACTTGGATGAATGTGAGAGCTGATACTTATTTAGGGCTTAGTTTGCCAGTGCTTTTGATGATTAATATGACTGCAAGAGCAGTACTATTTGTGCAGTGAATATTACTCAATATGAGTAAGGGCTACTGAACCAGGCCCtaaaaaaaactaattaaaagcCTTAGTTGACTGAGTAAGTATTATTCATCGTGACCTTCTCTTGCTGAATAAAAGTATCTCCAGCGCTGATGTTACGTGATCCCAGGTGCTGAACAAAGGCCCAATGAAATTGAATAGTTAATGGAAGCGTTGTATGACTGAAGatcaaaaatctattttaaagatatatatCTAGCTATAAGAGTAGGTATTACATTCTTGTTCCTCTCTGGTTTTTATACACGTGGTTTGTCAATCCAAAGACAGGATTCCTCAGTCCAATGTAGGGCCTTGCTAGTTTTGAAAGTAACTTATTTCTGAAGCTAGTGTGAAAATGCCAGTTATTTTCCAAGGAATTTTAtggaataaaagcattttcttcagcatatttcaggaaaagcccttgatttttcaaaaaaacttttGTAATAGTTTTGTGACTATGTGTAAATATCAAATCCCAAACATattcagatttcaaaacaaaaaatctttttaatcagtaactgatttttaaaaacatatttttaaacaaaaacattggtttccattttttccctcaaaagTAGAACATTTCAATGAAATGTTCACTAGAAGCGCATTTAAGTGTCTTACctttgtgggggaaaaaaatctcttcagtgATTTAGAATTGGTAACAGCTTGTGACAGATAAGGTTCTACACTTCTTGTCCCATCTTCATGATAGTTCTGGTTAAATAATTGTCCAAAACaactataaataaaatttaaaaaaataattaaaaaataataaaaagaaaaagtagcttaacccatttgttttgtttctattctATTATGCCAAGGGAGAAAGCAGCCTGGCATAAAATTTGGGATATCAAAGATCTTTACTGGAAGTGTCTGGATGGTGTTTAATTAGATTTGTGGCCAGACTAAGTCTTACCATCCAAACATCTTACAACTTTGTACAAAGTTTGGATTCATAACTGAGTGTAGCAGTTTGATCATTTATATGACAATCAGAATGTCTGTATCTGCAAGCTGGGAAAGCCAGGATCTAAAACCTTATCTTTCATTTTAGCTTTCCTACTATCTCAATAGGTTAAAAATGTCAGAGCAAAACTGGAAGATCCAAATATCCTATGAAactctgtgtgtttctgtgtgcttGATCTGTTCTTAGCTTTTGTAGAAGAACATCTGATTAATGAGAGATGATTTTGAGATCAGTGCCATTCTAAGGAAGTGAATTCATGGGGAGTGTGAAGttaaagtatatttttgttCCTTGTAAGGTGAGACTTGCTAGAAGCGGTGGGACCTTACCTTGCTGGTGTCATTCTGGGTGTTGCTAAGCAACATGGAGTGGTTAAAATGgagatacagaagaaaagcatagaggaataaaggaaacaaaagacatTGAAAGAACATAAAAGGGAGTAAATGTGCCAGCACATTCTGCAAAGAAGTTGTGAAATATCAAGTGGGAAAAAGACAGAGATGGAGGTCATAGAGAAATAAGAAAGCTGACACAAGATGAATTAGGTACTTGATTCTGTACTTCATATACTATGAAATTTTGCCATGCTTTGTTTGAATAACTGATTGCAGGTTTGGCCCCAAATGGCAACAGATAATAACAGCCTCAAAAGAAATGAGAGGCTCAAGAAAAATTAGGAATGGGACCACCATAccataaataaaaaggaaaataaatcactctACATCTTGCCggaaaccaaacaacaaaatgaCAAGATACTCTCTTGCATATACTATCTACTCGAATTTTGCTTCAGATGTTTTCTGAGGTTGTAAGGAAAACATGCTAAAAGTTGTTTTTATGTAATGGATATGGTTCTTCCATCATATCTTGCTTTGATTCATGTCAAATAGATATTTCTCATTGTCCAGCACAAGAATGTTCATCATAGCTGTATTAAAAGCTTTTCACCCAAACTGAAGTAGTGCTGGTGTGACTGTATttcccaggctgggctgctgctgttgaCCAGACTACGTGCTGGTATGCTGTTTGTAGCTTTCTGATATTTATTGCCAATACTTTCTCACTCACATATTTTAAAGGCTACTTATGtaatcttccttttttgtccATATATTTCATTGTCTCCAAAGCTTCACCCCATTTGTCTTCTGtcattgaaaattaattattcctaagatttgttctttcttactatccccctcttccctccttgcTTTGCATAGCATGTTTTTATCTTGACAATTTCTTCCCTCAGATTTCTCACCTGTCTTTCCCACAAGTACGTCTTATTATCAAGCTATAAAAAACTACTCCAGGAAACTGTGCTatcagtttcttctgctttttcactctGCTTCCCACCCATTCAGACCGTACCTCTCATGCCTTTGGTCTGTGACACCTGCAAGGCAAAAGATGAACAGGAACCCTTGTGTTGAGGGCAAAACCCATGTGCGAAGTTGTCTCTC containing:
- the TMEM158 gene encoding transmembrane protein 158, with product MLPLLLPALLAACLPPCQGWSPSAAAGGQDEQEQELFLPPVNSSSRSLASLEMDLDGAASKEDGSTASPGTPAAPGQEPFPSAPTSSGQQQQQQQRPQPQGQPQPAEDPHCNISVQRQMVSSLLVRWSRPLGIQCDLLLFSTNSHGRAFFSAAFHRVGPPLVIEHLGLAAGGAQQDLRLCVGCSWVRGRRVGRLRGAAPQAAASALSYPPPAEPGQYWLQGEPLNFCCLDFSLEELKGEPGWRMNRKPIESTLVACFMTLVIIVWSVAALIWPVPIIAGFLPNGMEQRRSTAAAAAAK